One segment of Streptomyces sp. YIM 121038 DNA contains the following:
- a CDS encoding DUF6457 domain-containing protein — translation MTTNTAPGTAAFDAVVLAGGRAARLGGADKPGVRVGGRALLDRVLTACSGATTTVVVAAPRPTGRPVVWAREEPAGGGPLAALDAGLRHTAAELVVVLSADLPFLRAETVRGLVAAVGTADGALLTDPDGRDQPLVAVYRGAALRRELARIAAGDPARAAAGDSARGAAGEPPRSAAGKPARAGAGPAGLPLPGLAGLPLRLLTERLDLARIAEPLAAFDCDTWDDIATARARIREHGHVLLDEWISAVKDELGIDLDVDTGTLLDLARDAAHGVARPAAPLTTFLVGYAAGLAGASGGPQAVAEASRKAAALAARWAEEGDPGGAPAAGNPAPGSGTHAGTAPDALSGSAQAAPADENPGAR, via the coding sequence ATGACCACGAACACGGCCCCCGGCACGGCGGCGTTCGACGCCGTCGTGCTCGCCGGAGGCCGCGCGGCGCGGCTCGGCGGCGCGGACAAGCCCGGTGTGCGCGTGGGCGGCAGGGCGCTCCTCGACCGCGTCCTGACCGCCTGCTCCGGCGCGACGACGACCGTCGTCGTGGCGGCGCCCCGGCCCACCGGGCGGCCCGTGGTGTGGGCCCGCGAGGAGCCCGCGGGCGGCGGGCCCCTGGCCGCGCTCGACGCGGGCCTGCGCCACACCGCCGCCGAGCTGGTGGTGGTGCTCTCCGCGGACCTGCCGTTCCTGCGGGCGGAGACGGTACGCGGCCTCGTCGCCGCGGTGGGCACGGCGGACGGCGCGCTGCTCACCGACCCGGACGGCCGTGACCAGCCGCTGGTCGCCGTGTACCGCGGCGCCGCGCTGCGACGGGAACTGGCCCGGATCGCGGCCGGGGATCCCGCCCGAGCCGCCGCCGGGGATTCCGCCCGGGGTGCGGCCGGGGAGCCTCCCCGCAGCGCCGCCGGGAAGCCCGCCCGCGCGGGAGCCGGGCCGGCCGGGCTGCCGCTGCCCGGGCTCGCCGGGCTGCCGCTGCGGCTGCTCACCGAGCGCCTCGACCTGGCCCGGATCGCCGAGCCGCTGGCCGCGTTCGACTGCGACACCTGGGACGACATCGCCACCGCCCGCGCGCGGATCAGGGAGCATGGGCACGTGTTGTTGGATGAATGGATTTCCGCAGTCAAGGACGAACTGGGCATCGACCTCGACGTCGACACCGGCACCCTCCTCGACCTCGCCCGCGACGCCGCGCACGGAGTGGCCCGGCCCGCCGCGCCGCTGACCACCTTCCTGGTCGGGTACGCGGCGGGGCTCGCCGGGGCGAGCGGCGGGCCGCAGGCCGTCGCGGAGGCATCGCGCAAGGCGGCCGCGCTCGCGGCCCGCTGGGCCGAGGAAGGGGACCCGGGCGGGGCACCCGCGGCTGGGAACCCGGCGCCAGGGTCCGGCACCCATGCCGGTACGGCACCGGACGCGCTGTCCGGCAGCGCGCAGGCCGCCCCGGCCGACGAGAATCCGGGCGCCCGATGA
- a CDS encoding dihydrolipoamide acetyltransferase family protein: MAQVLEFKLPDLGEGLTEAEITRWLVQVGDVVEVDQLVVEVETAKAMVEVPCPYAGVVTARFGEEGTELPVGAPLLTVAVGTPAVGAPARGGAPDSGPAPADETSGNVLVGYGTGAAPARRRRIRPALDVTAAPAARTEARAEARTEAPVEPRTGSGRTLDAGPGPEHDEGPVPVISPLVRRLARENGVDLRQLAGSGPDGLILRADVEDVMRASAATAAPSTGPAPASAAARTTATGLGATFGSTREGAPAAGRAAVSGTRVPLRGVRGAVADKLSRSRREIPDATTWVDADATELMNARAAMNAAGGPKVSLLALLARICTAALARHPELNSTVDMEAREVVQLGEVHLGFAAQTERGLVVPVVRDAHARDTESLSAELARLSEAGRAGTLTPGELTGSTFTLNNYGVFGVDGSTPIINHPEAAMLGVGRIVPKPWVHQGELAVRQVVQLSLTFDHRVCDGGTAGGFLRFVADCVEQPAVLLRKV; this comes from the coding sequence AGGCGGAGATCACCCGCTGGCTGGTGCAGGTCGGCGACGTGGTGGAAGTGGACCAGCTGGTCGTTGAGGTCGAGACGGCCAAGGCGATGGTCGAGGTTCCCTGCCCGTACGCGGGCGTGGTCACCGCCCGCTTCGGCGAGGAGGGCACCGAACTGCCGGTGGGGGCACCCCTGCTGACGGTCGCGGTGGGCACCCCGGCGGTGGGCGCGCCGGCACGCGGTGGAGCCCCGGACAGCGGCCCGGCCCCGGCGGACGAGACGTCGGGGAACGTACTCGTCGGCTACGGCACGGGAGCGGCCCCCGCCCGGCGGCGACGGATACGCCCGGCGCTGGACGTGACGGCTGCCCCGGCCGCCCGAACGGAAGCCCGGGCGGAGGCCCGCACGGAAGCGCCCGTGGAGCCCCGGACGGGCTCCGGCCGGACCCTCGACGCCGGGCCGGGCCCCGAGCACGACGAGGGGCCCGTGCCGGTGATCTCGCCGCTCGTCCGCAGGCTGGCGCGGGAGAACGGCGTGGATCTGCGGCAGCTCGCGGGTTCGGGCCCGGACGGGCTGATCCTGCGCGCCGACGTGGAGGACGTCATGCGGGCGTCGGCGGCCACGGCCGCCCCGTCCACGGGCCCCGCCCCGGCGTCCGCCGCCGCGCGCACCACGGCGACGGGCCTCGGCGCCACCTTCGGCAGCACCCGGGAGGGCGCGCCCGCCGCGGGCCGCGCCGCCGTGTCCGGCACGCGCGTGCCGCTGCGCGGTGTGCGCGGTGCGGTGGCCGACAAGCTGTCCCGCAGCCGCCGGGAGATACCGGACGCCACCACGTGGGTCGACGCGGACGCGACGGAACTGATGAACGCGCGCGCGGCGATGAACGCGGCGGGCGGGCCGAAGGTCTCCCTGCTCGCGCTGCTCGCCCGGATCTGCACGGCGGCCCTCGCCCGCCATCCGGAGCTCAACTCCACGGTCGACATGGAGGCGCGCGAGGTCGTCCAGCTCGGCGAGGTCCACCTCGGCTTCGCCGCGCAGACCGAGCGCGGGCTCGTCGTGCCCGTCGTACGGGACGCGCACGCGCGCGACACGGAGTCGCTGAGCGCCGAGCTCGCCCGCCTCTCCGAGGCCGGCCGGGCCGGGACGCTCACGCCCGGGGAACTGACGGGGTCCACGTTCACGTTGAACAACTACGGAGTGTTCGGCGTCGACGGATCCACGCCGATCATCAACCACCCCGAGGCGGCCATGCTCGGCGTCGGCCGGATCGTGCCCAAGCCGTGGGTGCACCAGGGGGAGTTGGCGGTCCGGCAGGTCGTCCAGCTGTCGCTCACCTTCGACCACCGGGTGTGCGACGGCGGCACGGCGGGCGGCTTCCTGCGGTTCGTGGCGGACTGCGTCGAACAGCCGGCGGTACTGCTGCGCAAGGTGTGA